Genomic segment of Aphelocoma coerulescens isolate FSJ_1873_10779 chromosome 6, UR_Acoe_1.0, whole genome shotgun sequence:
CATCTTTATGAAGTTTTaactgaaagaggaaaatttGTCTTCACAGTAACTTTCAGAAAAATAGAAGTGATAGTAATGCTTTCAATATCTaacatgtcttttaaaaaacatgcaGAGTTGCAAGGAATGGCAATGTCTCAAAGATAACTAAATTGATAAACTGCACAGTTGTTTTCCTGGCCTGGCTAGACTGCTGGTAAGTGCTGTGTGTGTAATTTTGCTTTCCTCACTTGTATCTACTATTTCAATATTGCCTTCCTAAGCCACATTTGTTAAGGCAATTATTTTTACAGGATCCTGCCAAATTGTATATTACCTCAGAACAGGCAGGACAAGTTTGGATTCATCTAGCACTGGAATGTAGAAAATGTTGAACAGAGACCAACAGAACAGtcgattttgtaatttttttatcaAAGTTTAAGCTGTGAATTAAGCCAAAATTTTTGGTCAAACAACAGTACTCCATTGTTATATTGAGTCAAATGATAGTGTGGTCAGCACAGTGTAATGAAGTTAAGATGGATAAAAGTAACTTGTGATGCCTCTCAGTGCTGTTAAAAACAAATTGGTAAATATAGTtcctatttaaatttattttagacCTCACTGGATTACAGTGATgattgaaatattttgaaacttaaaaatacttcttttgcTATCACTTTCCAGTGTCCTAAATATATAGTAACTGAACTGAGCTCATAAGCTCTAAGGAAAATggagcttttcttctttcaaggcAGGGTTACTGAATGCATGGAACTGCCCGCTGCGGCCTGTTGCAGTGTGAGCAAGCTGTGCTTAAAGGGATTGTTTCAGTAGGgtcagagctctgcctgtggaaACTGAGCTCACTTTTGGCACCATCTTCCTACAagtgttgctttttcttttttttttttttcagttgcttgCATTTTAGGCAAATTAAAGTGATGGCAAATTTCAAAGACAAGAAAATTGTATTCAGTAATCAAGTTATCACAACAGCATCCTAGTCTTAACTTCTCTTTTATTTGTtgaaatataaatttttttcagaCAGGTGTACACTGCCACAGATAGCAAACAAATGGGTAACTGGAGTTCAGGTGTCTTTGTCTGTTGTTAGATTATATGCTATCCAATACACTGtacaattttattttagacTATGATTTGGAATCTGCTCATGACAACAGGCTTCACTAAAGTGCATGCAAGTTTCTAGGGCTGTTCCAATCCACTGGGAGTTGGTGTGGATTGAATTACCATGAGCTGTGTGATCTCTTACCTCAGGTGAGGTTCGAAGTTGGGCAGTAATAGCGATACTGAGTTCCACCttctctgggcagagctgtggcATGCAGCAAAGATAAATCAGCTCTCTCCTTTTTTAGAAGTAGGTTCTTCAAGAATTTGAAATAGAgatgggggcagggggaaaTCAGTACCCTTAGGGTGTACTGGAATGCTGTGCTGGGAAGTCTTTCTTTGGTGCAAGACAGTGGGTCAGAGCAGATTGTGTGTTAGTGTGTGtgagcagctgtgctgcctgAGCACAACCCCCTGGAGGAACATGCTCAGCCCTGGGTCACTGCTCAGCTGAGAAGACGTGGCACTTTGCCCTGCCCAAGCTTGGGCTTTTAGCTTTGAAGAACTTTTACTGTGTGAGatgcagcagcaactttctgggcaggaattccagctcaatacagcatcagcagcagtggtgtggtgtggtgggGGTGTCCCGTGTTCCCTGCACAGGCTGTGGTAATAGGGCCCTGCTGCCTGAGTTTGGTGGGGCCAGTGCAGAGCACCTgggcaggggctctgcagggaggaagggatggatggagcaTTCAGCTCAGCAGTGTGTgaagaaaaatgtcaaaaaCCTCCTACAGGAGGATGGTCCTACCCAGCCAATAATCTGAATTGCATGACAGTAAATGTTTCTTGATTAAATTATGGGCAAAAGGGGAGAAGGTGGTTCATCTTATACTTGGTCTTACTCTTTCAAGTTGCTAAAGGGAGTGAATTACAGTTTCTggatctgtttttttttttttgctgttggcagcagagcttgtCCATGctgttacattttattttcctgtcagTGGTTTGGTGCAGTTGAAGGAGAGCCTGTCTGTATTTTTCAGTAGGATTAGAAAGAGGTTTTTATTGAAGAAATGTGATGAGAATGTACTGCCTACCCaaattttcaattaatttaTTCTTAGTTAAGGGCACTGGATAAAAGTGGTATTTTAAGTGATCTCTCTCACTCCCTTCTCTTCTTTATATGTCTGTGTTACAGAAACATGTTATGAATCAGATCACATTGTGTTTCTACTTCTGCAGTTCAAAATTTAAGCTAGATTTTCTTGAACTACCTCACACAAACTTTCTACGTTTCTTAAGTAAGCAAAGCTAACCCTTGCTATTGGAACTACACTGAATGTGAATAGAAAATACACCTCCTTTAGAAAAACAAACCTATTGGCCAATGTTGAGACAATATCAGTATGTTTCTTATCTATTTCACGTAAGATGTTCATGTGTAATATATAGCTTGTGTACAGTAATGTACATCTAGATTATTGTGCTAGCTGTAAATTGGTGATTTTATTATTGTAGTCTGGTTTTGTAGGGTAAAAATAGCTTACTAGTAATGTCAGCTCATCCTTTACATTTTACAAAAGGAATAATTCTTGGTAAGCTTTGCATACAGATGAATTACTTTTGTAGGCCCAATATCTAGTCTATTTTTGAGAGTTCTTTAACTTTTATTACTAaagttgagaaaaaaaatcccaccccaatTATTGTGGTCATTCCTTCTGCCCTTTTTGAAGTATATTCTTAATTTTATTATGTCCCAAGAAATATGAAGTGGAAGACACACCATTAAAAATACTggggaaaacaatttttttttttcttccccacatTTGAtaccttttcctgcttttcctttatTCCCTCCAAATAAGCTGTTGGTGGGCATTACTGAGaacattgtgggttttttttactcatTCATGCCATAGGTCATtacatgtgcaccactggaatgTATACATTGTTATCTAGTATGTCAATTGGTTATaatgatattttaaataaaaaagaaaaaaaaaagtttgaccACCATGCATTTAGTGTTTCTTCATTGCCAGGCTGCAGTGGGTTTCATATGGATTGTGTAATAGGGCTGCACTTGAAATCTTATTAAGAGTCCTTCCTGAGAattcatttgttttttaatggTCTGTTTTTTAATCTGTCTTGTGTGTGAGCTCACTCATGGGCAAAGTGACATGTTTTTTCCATTCCTCCATCCCGATGGATTTTTGGATGTGCCACAGACTGTTAACAGCCACATAGTCAGTGTCTTTGTGACTCCTGGGAATCTGTTCCTGCTTCCTTGCTGCCAGCTCCGGCTGCCGTAATTCCTGAAAATACAGCGGCTGAGACCCTGTGCTTCTGAGAGAGGTAAGCCATGGGCTGCCTAGTGTATGGGGAAGAGCTCCCAAAACTGAGTCTTGGAGAAGCCTGAAGGATCTGACTTCTGGAGACCTGACTTGGATGCCTGGACCACTCACTGCACTGGCACTTCTCCCACAGGTAAATCCCAACATAATGCAGTTGACTGCCTTCACTTCCAGCAGGGTTTCGGTGATTCCTTAATGACTGCAGCTGCCCTTGAGCTGTGGTGTTGGTGCCTTTGTGTCCAGTTTCAGGGGAAAAGGACTGTGACCACAGTGCAGCCAGCTTTGTTTATCAGGGCCAGCAGTTTGTAAGGTATCTTCTAGGAATGTGGTGGGACTCAGAAATGCTCTTCTTTATTTGCATATGTCAGCATAAAGTGCAGCCAGTTTCCAGTGATACGTTGCTACAGAGCAAGGCTGGAGAACCAGTCATAGCTCTACCCAGGATTTGTCTGGTGGCTCTGGACTGAAACACTCACtccacagtgctgctggcaTCAGTAGAACTCACTTGTGAATGTAGATGAGTCATTAAGCTATCCCTGTTCCTCTTTGTGTTAGAAATGCCAAGGAGATCTACGTAAGTTTTCTTTGTTATTCTGAAGTGttggtgttttgcttttttctaaAGCATATgcttgtgttggttttttttactgaaaagtttttactgattttttacTGGAAGGGATATTCGAGGCTGGGAAGATGGCACAGGTGAAACTCTAGTAAAAATGCATCTATTCCAGGAACCTTCTGTCATGTTTAATTAATAATAACCAAAGCTGTATCTTGTAAACACCTGCTAAGAAAGCTGACATTTAAATCAGGGACTGTAGTGAGTGACAGGTCTGGAAAATAAGGAGTAGTCTCCAGTGCTTGGTGTGGGGAAATGAATTGGTGGGGAAGAGTATGGAAATGGGAGTTAGACCCTGTCCTAGCTTTATCATCTTCCTCACATAAGGGCATAGTGTTCCATGAAGTTTGTCCAAGTGGATTCCCATTTCTTGCATAATTGCTCATATCAGGAATTTAACATTATGATCCTGGTGCTGCACTTGGAATTAACATCCTACTGTGGTGCATTTTAGTGTGAACTGGGTAATTTGTGGCTTCTTGCAGGGTTTATTTACTGCAGTGGCTCATCTTCAAAAGCAGCTGAAACCTACTCCTCATGAACAAGAGGCATAGATGTTGCTGGAGCACAACAGTCAGTTTGGAACTTTCTTGTTTCACTCATCATTTTGAGTGGATAGAGTTTCATTTGTGATACTAAGAAGAATTAATTTATCTTGGATACCAAATGATGTACTGCTACAGCTCTCATGGGCCTATCCTGGATCTGCAAGTCTGGGATAGGTGGCTTTGTTAGCAGTTACCTAAGGTTAAGTACTTAGAGTTAACCAGCAGTCCTGTTCACTGCTTgtctggcatatttggtgtttAGTCCTCCAGTCAGCAGGGCTCAGTTCTTGAGTTTGTAGAGTGAATTGAAGGGAGCAGTCTGCACTTTGTACACACCGGGGATAATGCAATATAAATAGGGTAAGGGGGGGGTGTGGGCTGTCAGGATCGATACAGTGAGAGGTTTCCTTGTTTTGGGTAGGAATAAAAGAAGGCATTAAAATACTCTGTTTGCTACTACTACTTGGATTGAATGTCACTTTTTATCAGTCCTGGTGTTCTTACAGCCTGGTTCAGACCACCCTCCAGTATTAAGGTTTATTTTGTGATGACTGACCTCGTACCTCCAGCTACCCTGACACACTGATGCTCTTCCACCTCAGTCACTGTTACTGCTTCTCTCTCACATTATGCATCTTATGCTGCTGTTTTAAAAGGCCATCTTACTCCTTGCAGGATCACTTGTGACCACTGGTAATGAAtccaaggcagagctgggaaaaaaagatgggGATGAGGTTCATGCCTGCAGGTGGCAGGCGGCTGCTGCTGAACATGCAGGTACCTGCTTCATGCCAGGGGCACTAAGGAATCCAGGGCAGCTGGAGAGCCTGGGAAGTAGGAAAAAGGTTTTGAAATAACGGAATGAACCTATCCACATGGCTTACTGTACTTGCTTGACTTTTCTTATCCAGGAAAGATGAAgttaaaattctgctttttgtttgctttaaatgttttacattttttacaTTTCGATAGGAAGAAGTGTTACAGTACAGTAGAAAACAACACCCAGATGTTTTAAATATTGAAGTACCTGGATATTTATGAGTTGATGAGGAAAAAGTACACCTTTCAGTATCACCTATCTCCTGGTATGTAAAAAACACCCATTCTAAGGTTATTTCCAGACAGTGAGTCATAGTCTTCTCTAATAAGAAGTGAGATTCAGGGCATTTTtttgaaatacttaaaaaaagcaATCTTCTTTGTTACAGTCTATACTTTCCCTTTAGCCAGTTCATATTGTTGTGGCACGTTTCTGTTAAAAATCCTTCTCCTTAGAGACTCCCAAGCTACCTCAGGATGTCAAAGATAAGAGTGCTAAGAAAGAGTAAACAGTGCTGGGCTCACAGGTGGAGTTCAAGCTGAATCTGGTGACTGTTTTCTGTGTGCAGGCTCTGCATGGCTCAGGGTGCTACAAATGCTACACAGAACTTCTTGAAGTCACTTGGAAGGGAAGTCAGCCCTAGCAGCAAATTACCAGAAATTACAGCCTCATTCTAATGATTTTTCCTTAGCAGAAGTAAGGAACTTGGGATGATGGGTTGTTTGCAGTATTCCTCCTGTCCCCTCATCTCCCTGTAAGAACTAAACAAAAATATCAACTGGTATCATGAGAAATGTTACAAGTCCAGGAAAGGCTGAAGATAGatccccaccctccctcccttaCCACCCTGacaccccccaccccaattgCACCCATTCCTCTTACCATAAGTTTTGCTATTAAAGTTTGGATGTGTTTTGATGATAAGAATCTTCCATCTTCTACCTTAATACATACATCAGctcaggagatttttttttcttgcagcaaATACTGCTCTATTTTTggctcaaaaaacccccagataCCTAGGGCAAAATGTGCATATTTAAAGTTCCACGGAGATTGTGTAGCCAGTCTGATTATTAATCCCATACAGTTTAATTTAAAGTTGCATTTTTGTCAAACACTGAAACCATTTCATGGATAAGTGACTTGTCAAGATTTTGgtagcctcagtgtgtttgcaCACAATATCTTCACAATATCTTCATAAAATAATGCCACTCTAGGAATGAGAAATTTGAACAAACTTTATGTATGGAGTGGAGCGAAAACCACCTCATTAAATCTGTGGCAAACTGCCAGCTGTGGTGGAACTGCCACCTTTCCAAGCACAAGTGCAGGAGTCCCTTAGCTCCAGGCTCAGCTTGTCCATTTCTTCTGGCCATTCACCCACCCTGCAGGACCTTCCACTGTCCTTGAGCAAGCAAAAAGATGGCAGTAGGACACCCTGGAGAAGAGTGTCTGATGTTCTGTGGATACAGAGGAGACCCACTTTTTCTGGGCAATGACACTAAATTTTCAAGCATTATGGTCAGCAGTCTTTCCCAGCTGGCCCAAATACTATAGCACATGTAAAGACAACAGGGAAGTGTCACTGAGAGCACAATCACTATAGAATTACTCATGATACATGAGTATACCAGAGCAAAATATGCATTTTCACTCATTTTGTCAGGAACAGGATTTTCTATGCTTGTTCTACTTGGGGACTTTAGCACTTGAACTCCCAACAGTTAAACATCCTAAtgttgaaaaaaattcttccatttccttttgcAGGAGGTAATTTCTCTTCTCAGCATCTTCACGAGCACGTTCAGAATTCCTCAGCTTTATCTCCAGCATTGTGTATTTCTTTCGTTCTTGATCCAGTTCTTCTTCTAACCTAACCACTTGGTTCCTCAGGTCTGCACTTGTTTCTTCAATTCTTAAAaccaacagagagaaaaaaaaaaaaaggctttttaaagtAGTTGGATAAATACAGCTGATAACTAATAAATTTAAGTTGTTCCTCTTAGAATATGTTAATGCTAAGAGGAAGTTTTAAAGCAGAGAACTAAATGCCATTTCATTACTGTTGAATTTAAGGGCAGAGATTCCTTGGAATTGGGACTTCCTTTATTTGTATCATGCGAAAAATCTTAAgcattgttttctgctttcctgcaCCAGACTGGAGGGCTGAGGAGATGTATTAACTCCTCACTTAGGCAGAGTTCAAGTATATAATCCCAAAATAATCTTTTAACCTCTGTTTTCATCCTGTATTTCTCTATGTAGATATCCAGTACAGACAAACATCCGTGGGGATCAATAGGAATGAGGTCACAATCCTTCCTCACCATCCATTTGATGGTATTTTCTGTAAAGTTTATCACTGACATTGGGGTGGGGTACAAGATTttacaaaactcaacctttcaTATCAGGAAGAATCAGAAGAACAGTTTTTAAATGTATCTGGGCCCAAAGCTCTGAAGCAAAATTCAGAGCTTTTCACTGAGGAAGCTGAAGAACAAGGTTCATGGTTTTGCGATTTGAAAGAAGCACAGAAGGCACAGCATTTGCTGTCCTCCCCCTTGTGTTTCCCAATCACAAGACTGAGAAGTGGTGTTAATACTGAGGAAGGAGTATTTTCAGTTAGGAATTACTAATCACTGGaatatgaatttaaaaattaggctttttcagtgaaaaatgtgCCTCctctaaataaaataaatacaatctttaaaaataatttcaaacccaaaaccacccccaccTCTTATTGATCAGTCCCATACTCAGCTGTGAAGCTGGGGGGTGGCATCCCAgtggaactgtgaaggggttatTTTTAAGCAGGGTAACTGATTATCAAGAACGCCATGCTCCTGACTCCATgacaaacaaaaatgaaaaaaaggggGCCTTTGACAGTCCCAGAAGGGTCTGAATTCCATTTTATGACCAAGAGGCAGTGCAATACCTCACCTTaaacttttcctttctgttctttATGTACAGCTAAAGATGGCAGTTTGATTATTGTCACAATTTTCACAATGAATCAAAGTCACAGGTCCACTGATCTgccccaagtccagcaaaaagTAGCCCCCATGGATGAAGGCAGACCTTTATCTCCAGCCAGCTGGCTTCTGGAATACGACACTTCTGAAGCTGGGATGCTTCCCTACACACACGTTACAGCTCTGAGCTGCCAATTACCTTTTTCTACCACACTGTTTAGGGGTCAGCTACAGCAGCCTGGGCTGAATGACACAGCCACAGTACTTACAGCATTTCTACATTCCTAATAGTCCTCTCTAAATACTTACACTTTCTTAAGAGTCCCAGGTGGTAAACATGAATTACCGAAACTCAACAGAGAATATCTGATAATTATATTAACCTTGAGGGAGAAATGCTCTGGAACAGAGTGGTTACAGAAAGGCCATAAAACTTGCCTCCCTCTGACTAAGAGAGAGAAAATTGGGCAGTTGATGATGAGAAATAACAGCTTTTCCATCAGCAAGTGTTCCTTACCTCTGCCCCAGGCAGGTACTTACTCTGCTTTCCCTTCACTTATGTATGTGCCAACAAAAAGCTCATATTCTTTCATTAAAACAGGTCCTGCTAGATACACACGGTTCTGCAAACCACACAAGCACATGTACAATTTTGGGGGACTAAATTATCTTCAATAAAATAAAGCTGGTGAGGCAGCCTAAATATTTCCTGCTACGCAGCCTCCCTTCTTTGCTAGTTCGCTCCTGTCTTTCCATAGTAGCAGACTTCCATGCAGTCTCAAAAGGAACATACTTTTGCACACATAAATTGTTGCAGATATAGTAAAAACATGGCAAAATCTTTGAGAGCTGAAAAACTCAGCTTGAAATTCTTAGACGTGACAGCACAGTCCTTCAGGCTGTAATCCTGAACAGCTGGACTCATCCTGTTTAATACAAAAAGGCAGTGATTGCATCGTGCCTGGTTTTATGAAAATCTTTAGCCCATTAGGCATTTCCCTCTCAGCTACATTATCCTGTGAGACCTGGCCAATTCAGAGTCCTCCCCTTGAGCCACAGTGCTCTCTGCCCCATCCAGCTGCAGGGGGAAAGGCAGGTGTTGGAGCTGAAGCAGCTCAACAGCTGGAATGAAGAACAGGTCTTCCTGGATGCCCCTGATGTCAGCAGCTTAAGGCCCCATTGGAACAGTTTTAATGATAAGAGATGGAAAACCATCTCTTCCCCCAGGCAGCGGGCAAGAATTTGCAGCTACACATTTCAATGTTCTGCAGCCTGGTATTTCTGTTTATTACTCTGTATCCCTGCAACAAGGCTTGCCAGGGCAGCTCTGCACAATTAAATGCAAGGCACATACCCTCACCTCCCTCCCATTGTGCATCAGTGAGGCATCTAAAAAACGCCCATGTAAGCCATGAACTTCCACCCTCATTCACAGACCCTTCCCAGTACTCCATGCTAGCAACTGCTGGTGTTCTCATAAGCTCTTACACCTGGAACACAACAAGGTGGGGCTTTTCTCCCACTCTGGGATGTTAGGTGGGAACTGAAACTGCTGCACAGCCTCATTCTCCTTGCAGCTCCACACACCAAGGCAGTACAGTGCAAGAGGCAGGAATGCTGCACGGGCTTGCAAGCCACCACCAGAGGAAAtcataaaataaagcagaaagatAGCAAGTGGAATTCCTACCTTAACAACTGACCCATAGGAAGAGAGTACAGTTCAGATACATTTTTGAGAAACTACCCTAACAAGAAAAAAGTGCCAAAAAATACAGCCTAAAGCTGTGCTATACAATCCCAACAGTCATACATGCTTTTGGTACCATGTCTGGGAGACTGACAGCATTTCCATACCTCAATGTCCAATCTGAGTTTTAATAACTGAAGGAGTATAACAGCAACACcttaacacaaaaaaaacccaaaccccaagaACTCAACTCTGTAAGAAATGTGACTACAGCCCTTCTTCAGTGCAGAGTACTGGTGCTGCAGTGCAGCATGTATTATAACATGGTGTGCAACTTTGCACATGGctgtatattaaaatatatataattctTTTAAGCATCAATATTTCATGTGCCTATTTCCCTGAATACTTTCCTGAAAGTCATTCTATAAAGCACATACACTCATAAAACCTAATATACTAACTCACACAAATTAATAAATACGACTCCCTCATTAATACTTTCTACTTCCTACATCCCCAGCCCTTACACACAGCTCTCCTGAAAACTGAAAGGAATTTTTCTGAGCTCAGGTGGAAAgtacagcaccagcagctgtgCAAAGAGACACCAGTTGGCAAATGACACAGTTCATGCTGCTCCCCCAAGCCAGGCTGCCCCATCAGCCAAGGACTACTCTACATCAAAAGCCAAAAGTGAGGTTTCCGTAAGTTCAACACAAAAGGGCTGCTGACAATGTTGTAGCTGAGATACAGTCCCAATACCACCACCTCAAAAAAACCTGTGGAAAATAGTGAAGAGCAGTTTCCTCAAGAATGCTGCTGTTGGGAAAAGCAACAAGAAGACCTGTTTCAACTGGTTTGGTACAAGTATCAGCACCTGCACATATCAACAGAGTTCCTTTTTGAGGCCTGACCATCATGGGTCCCAATTTCTCCCTACAAGATGTTTGCTATGTTGTTTCTCTGAGGACATTAAGAGCAGACTTTGGCATTACCTGTGCAGTTCTCATTTACAGTGAAAACACTGAATATGAAGTATTGTATTTCCCGTTGTCAATAGAAATCCCCCTTCTttagtgtttgtttttttaatgttctcttAAATCAGAGGAAGGAAAGTTGGATTCAGAGAGTAGCAAGGAAAAAGTAGAACCAAATCTGCTGTTACCCAACCCCAAACTTTAGGGCTAAGAACCTGACACCCTTGGTAGCCCACACCCATGTTCAGACAGGGAGAACGTTGACAGATAACTTCCTTGTGCCCCCTTCAGATGACATTACCTTTTGATACTAGTCTCATACTCAGTCCTCTGTTTGCTCAGTTCTGTCTTTAGCTCCACCACCAAGCTCTGTAAGGCCCTGGAGCATTGGACAGAGTCTCGGGAAGCTGCAGCTGGGTCACTCTgttcgctgctgctgctgctgcaggcttcAAACCTGTCCATGCTGTTCTCCAGATCTGCTGTCTTGACCTCACTCTGAGACAGTGAGCCCTGAGTTACCCACTCAGTTTTTAGGGAGCTTAAAGCAGAAGAGTCACTAGCCCGGCAGGCTGGGCAGCTGCTCACTGAGTCCATCACGGAGATCTCACAGGATGATGTAGACCAGGTGGTGCTGGCCATGCTGTGCGTGCTGAGGGACAGGCTGGATGAAGGGACATTGTCGTAAGTGGAGAGTCTCTGGGAGGAACACGAGTCTTTCACTCGTTCCCCAGAGGCTGTCCGGCGATGGCCTCGGAGGGAGTACAGGCCGTTCATCAACCAGTTCCCGCTGGAGGAGAGGTTGGGGATATCTAAGGATGAGCTGCCCAGCTTTGGACTCACAGACCGTGCTCCCTGCTGGCGGAAGGAGTATTTCCATGGAGGCAGCGTCTGCACTCTTTTACTGGGGCTTGTGGCAGGCTGGGCTGATTTGCCACTGTGCTCTGGAGGAGTGATTTTCACTGTAGGTCCCGGAGTAGCCTCTAGTGCCACAGCATTGCCAGAAGGCAAatcagcagggctggcagcgctGTTCTGTGACCTGCTGTCCTCCCCGTCCTCCTCTGAGATCCACTCAACAGTGCTGCGCTGGCGCACAGGTCTGATTTCCAGCTGGCTCCCTGGCACCTCCGCCTGAGGAACAGCAAAGATCCGCCCCTGCTCACTTATCAGTACTGTCATCAGGTGCTGAACTAGTGAGGTGCCTGTGGGTGGAAAACAAAGGCAAGCAGTTGAGGAGACATGGAAGACCTCTGCAACTCACCCTGCCTGCTTCCATGACTAGGTTGCACCCAGTTTCATGGTCTAAACAGGGCCAGAGCTACTGCTTATTGTAAAAACACAAATGTCAGCTCaggccttctgctgctgctctcagtgTATAGAGAAACTTGCAAGAAGTATGACACCTGCATTATACA
This window contains:
- the ARHGAP22 gene encoding rho GTPase-activating protein 22 isoform X4 yields the protein MGLCSCKGCREEPRGGAGDREKMPVNHEAFLLMANSQNEMEDWVKAIRRVIWAPFGGGIANSSHAHKLKHLPQGIFGQRLEDTVQYERKYGQRLAPLLVEQCVDFIRERGLTEEGLFRMPGQANLVKDLQDSFDCGEKPLFDSNTDVHTVASLLKLYLRELPEPVIPFAKYEDFLSCGQLLSKDEGEGTQELVKQVKNLPQANYNLLKYICKFLDEVQAHSSINKMSVQNLATVFGPNILRPKMEDPVTMMEGTSLVQHLMTVLISEQGRIFAVPQAEVPGSQLEIRPVRQRSTVEWISEEDGEDSRSQNSAASPADLPSGNAVALEATPGPTVKITPPEHSGKSAQPATSPSKRVQTLPPWKYSFRQQGARSVSPKLGSSSLDIPNLSSSGNWLMNGLYSLRGHRRTASGERVKDSCSSQRLSTYDNVPSSSLSLSTHSMASTTWSTSSCEISVMDSVSSCPACRASDSSALSSLKTEWVTQGSLSQSEVKTADLENSMDRFEACSSSSSEQSDPAAASRDSVQCSRALQSLVVELKTELSKQRTEYETSIKRIEETSADLRNQVVRLEEELDQERKKYTMLEIKLRNSERAREDAEKRNYLLQKEMEEFFSTLGCLTVGSSSAKVPK